From a single Microtus ochrogaster isolate Prairie Vole_2 unplaced genomic scaffold, MicOch1.0 UNK9, whole genome shotgun sequence genomic region:
- the Mdh1 gene encoding malate dehydrogenase, cytoplasmic — protein sequence MSEPIRVLVTGAAGQIAYSLLYSIGNGSVFGKDQPIILVLLDITPMMGVLDGVLMELQDCALPLLKDIIATDKEEVAFKDLDVAVLVGSMPRREGMERKDLLKANVKIFKAQGAALEKYAKKSVKVIVVGNPANTNCLTASKSAPSIPKENFSCLTRLDHNRAKSQIALKLGVTADDVKNVIIWGNHSSTQYPDVNHAKVKLQGKEVGVYEALKDDSWLKGEFITTVQQRGAAVIKARKLSSAMSAAKAISDHIRDIWFGTPEGEFVSMGVISDGNSYGVPDDLLYSFPVVIKNKSWKFVEGLPINDFSREKMDLTAKELAEEKETAFEFLSSA from the exons ATG TCGGAGCCAATCAGAGTCCTCGTGACTGGAGCAGCTGGTCAGATTGCGTACTCACTGTTGTACAGTATTGGAAATGGATCTGTCTTTGGTAAAGACCAG CCTATCATCCTTGTGCTGCTGGATATCACCCCCATGATGGGGGTTCTGGATGGCGTCCTGATGGAACTGCAAGACTGTGCCCTTCCCCTCCTGAAAG ATATCATTGCAACAGACAAAGAGGAGGTTGCCTTCAAAGACCTCGATGTGGCTGTCCTTGTGGGCTCCATGCCAAGGAGAGAAGGCATGGAGAGGAAGGACCTCCTGAAGGCAAACGTGAAAATCTTCAAGGCCCAGGGTGCTGCCTTGGAGAAATACGCCAAGAAATCCGTGAAG GTCATTGTTGTGGGAAACCCAGCGAACACAAACTGCCTGACGGCCTCCAAGTCAGCCCCATCAATCCCCAAGGAGAACTTCAGTTGCCTGACTCGCTTGGACCACAACCGAGCAAAATCTCAG ATTGCTCTTAAACTCGGTGTAACTGCTGATGATGTAAAGAATGTCATTATCTGGGGAAATCACTCATCAACTCAGTATCCAGATGTCAATCATGCCAAGGTGAAGTTGCAAGGAAAGGAAGTTGGTGTGTATGAAGCCCTGAAGGATGACAGCTGGCTCAAGGGAGAGTTCATCACG ACTGTGCAACAGCGTGGTGCAGCTGTCATCAAGGCTCGGAAGCtgtccagcgccatgtctgcagCGAAAGCCATCTCTGACCACATCAGAGACATCTGGTTTGGAACCCCAGAG GGAGAGTTCGTGTCGATGGGCGTTATCTCTGACGGCAACTCCTATGGTGTTCCCGATGACCTGCTCTACTCGTTCCCTGTTGTGATCAAG AATAAGTCCTGGAAGTTTGTTGAAGGCCTCCCTATTAATGACTTCTCGCGTGAGAAAATGGACCTGACTGCGAAGGAActggcagaagaaaaggaaactgctTTTGAATTTCTCTCCTCTGCATGA